Proteins encoded by one window of Phytohabitans houttuyneae:
- a CDS encoding peptide ABC transporter substrate-binding protein codes for MRVSKRASAAAAIAAVALVAAGCGGGDDDSDTSGNTDKTANGAITIDGTQPANPLLPSNTSETGGGDILDFMWTGLINYPPGGGDPVNAVAESIDTTDAQTYTVKIKKGVKFHDGTEVKAKNFIEAWNFTANSENGQQQASFFSDIAGYEDVHTEDPDGEEGPQKAPPPKAQTMSGLASVDDYTFTIKLAAANSIFPVKLGYSAYYPMPDSFFAASDKNEWGKKPVGNGPVKFVSWSDNVEIKLTRFDEYTLDDKVKIKDVTVKLYQEDTAAYADLQANNLDFQQQVPASALAGEKWKSDLGNRALDVPIPVQQLIAFPIYDKRFQNKDLRRAVSLSINREEIASKIFFNTRKPSTNWAAPGTPGAEAFACSTCKYDPEAAKAALQAAGGFQGEMVLYYNADASHKDWMEAAANSVASTLGIKVRAEGMPTFAVFRQNIDAHKMTGPYRAGWQADYPAAENWLGPLYVTGGGSNDGLYSNAQVDALYKEGSQAADEAAANAKFAEAIKIVDEEVPSIPVVSVSQQSGISNRIASSVKTNWVGSIDLSTVELV; via the coding sequence ATGAGAGTCTCGAAGCGTGCGAGCGCGGCTGCCGCAATCGCGGCTGTCGCACTCGTCGCGGCAGGCTGCGGCGGCGGAGACGACGATTCGGACACCAGCGGCAACACGGACAAGACCGCGAATGGTGCCATCACCATTGACGGCACGCAGCCGGCGAACCCGCTGCTGCCGAGCAACACCAGCGAGACCGGTGGCGGCGACATCCTCGACTTCATGTGGACCGGTCTGATCAACTACCCGCCGGGTGGCGGTGACCCGGTCAACGCGGTCGCCGAGTCGATCGACACGACCGACGCGCAGACCTACACGGTGAAGATCAAGAAGGGTGTCAAGTTCCACGACGGCACCGAGGTCAAGGCGAAGAACTTCATCGAAGCCTGGAACTTCACCGCCAACTCGGAAAACGGCCAGCAGCAGGCGAGCTTCTTCAGCGACATCGCCGGCTACGAAGACGTGCACACCGAGGACCCGGACGGCGAGGAGGGCCCGCAGAAGGCTCCGCCGCCGAAGGCGCAGACCATGTCCGGTCTCGCGTCGGTCGACGACTACACCTTCACGATCAAGCTGGCCGCCGCCAACTCGATCTTCCCGGTGAAGCTCGGCTACAGCGCGTACTACCCGATGCCGGACTCCTTCTTCGCCGCCTCCGACAAGAACGAGTGGGGCAAGAAGCCGGTCGGTAACGGCCCGGTCAAGTTCGTCTCGTGGTCGGACAACGTCGAGATCAAGCTGACCCGCTTCGACGAGTACACGCTCGACGACAAGGTCAAGATCAAGGACGTCACGGTCAAGCTGTACCAGGAGGACACCGCGGCGTACGCGGACCTGCAGGCCAACAACCTCGACTTCCAGCAGCAGGTGCCGGCCTCGGCGCTCGCGGGCGAGAAGTGGAAGTCGGACCTGGGCAACCGCGCCCTGGACGTGCCGATCCCGGTGCAGCAGCTGATCGCCTTCCCGATCTACGACAAGCGGTTCCAGAACAAGGACCTGCGTCGCGCCGTGTCGCTGTCGATCAACCGGGAAGAGATCGCGTCGAAGATCTTCTTCAACACGCGCAAGCCGTCCACCAACTGGGCCGCGCCGGGCACCCCGGGTGCCGAGGCGTTCGCCTGCTCGACCTGCAAGTACGACCCCGAGGCCGCCAAGGCGGCGCTGCAGGCGGCTGGTGGCTTCCAGGGCGAGATGGTGCTGTACTACAACGCCGACGCCAGCCACAAGGACTGGATGGAGGCGGCTGCCAACAGCGTCGCGTCCACGCTCGGCATCAAGGTTCGCGCCGAGGGTATGCCGACGTTCGCGGTGTTCCGCCAGAACATCGACGCCCACAAGATGACCGGCCCGTACCGCGCCGGCTGGCAGGCGGACTACCCGGCCGCTGAGAACTGGCTCGGCCCGCTGTACGTCACCGGTGGTGGCTCGAACGACGGTCTGTACAGCAACGCGCAGGTCGACGCTCTCTACAAGGAGGGCTCGCAGGCTGCTGACGAGGCTGCGGCGAACGCCAAGTTCG
- a CDS encoding PIG-L deacetylase family protein, whose protein sequence is MTFPASAPALSDVQRVLAVFAHPDDIDFGSAGTVAGWVGAGIDVAYLIVTRGDAGGFDDTPRDQMPLIRENEQRAAAAALGVKQVDFLDGYRDGQLTPTFELRRDITAAIRRFRPDRILTSSPLRRWERLSGPSHPDHLAVGEATTCAIYPDSRNPFAHPELLEAGLEPWVVREVWYSGGPSPDHAVDVTDAYPRKIEALRAHVSQTAHLDLDGGWLRDRMVATAEAAGLPPGRLAEAYTVLRTE, encoded by the coding sequence GTGACGTTCCCTGCCTCCGCACCCGCACTCTCCGACGTTCAGCGCGTACTAGCCGTGTTCGCGCATCCCGACGATATCGACTTCGGTTCGGCCGGCACCGTAGCCGGTTGGGTGGGTGCGGGCATCGATGTGGCCTACCTCATCGTGACGCGCGGCGACGCCGGCGGCTTCGACGACACCCCACGAGATCAAATGCCCTTGATCCGCGAAAACGAACAGCGCGCGGCGGCCGCGGCCCTCGGGGTCAAGCAGGTCGACTTCCTGGACGGATACCGGGACGGCCAGCTCACACCCACGTTCGAGCTGCGCCGCGACATCACGGCGGCGATCCGCCGGTTCCGGCCTGACCGCATTCTCACCAGCAGCCCGCTGCGCCGGTGGGAACGCCTCTCCGGACCGAGCCACCCCGACCACCTGGCGGTCGGCGAGGCCACGACGTGCGCGATCTACCCCGACTCCCGCAACCCCTTCGCCCATCCCGAGCTGCTCGAGGCGGGGCTGGAGCCGTGGGTGGTGCGCGAGGTCTGGTACTCCGGCGGCCCCAGCCCCGACCACGCCGTGGACGTCACGGACGCGTACCCCCGCAAGATCGAGGCCCTGCGCGCGCACGTCTCGCAGACCGCGCATCTGGACCTCGACGGCGGCTGGCTCCGCGACCGCATGGTCGCGACCGCCGAGGCCGCCGGCCTGCCGCCGGGCCGGCTCGCGGAGGCCTACACGGTCCTCCGCACGGAATAG